The Ichthyobacterium seriolicida sequence TGAGAAATGGCAAAAAGATAAGGTTTTATACGTAGAAAATTCTAGAACCAAACAAAATATGCCTCTTTATTATCAATTCTATGAAAATTTTTTAGACAACAGAGATAGATTAGACATTTTATCTGCGAGCGAGAAGTTAAATATTCCTTTTTTGTTAATACACGGTTCTAAAGATCTTGTGGTAGATATACGAGATGCTTATGAATTGGAAAAACAAAACCCAAATATTGAAATGAAAGTTATACCAAATACTGGTCATACTTTTGGAGCAAAGCACCCTCATATTGATTTGAGCCTTCCAAAAAAGATGGAGGAAGTATTAAAACAATGCCTGAATTTCTTAGAGAAATAACATATTTTCATTTCTACAAGGCATTAGATTTTTTATTAATCTACCTCGTTGCAATGTTTTTTTTTTAAATTTTCTTTATCATTTAAGAATATTTTAATCAAAAATTACTACTAACCTGAGTTCGATTAATAAAAGTGCTTGAATCCTTTTAATTTATTCGAGACAGTAGTAAAACCAAAAAACCGCTTAAGCTTTCTGTCTTAAGCGGTTGTAAAATAATAACACAATAATTATACTATTCAGAATATCACTAACTCCTTTTTTTATTTAAACATTTAAGATCTTTTAGTAGGAAGTTTTTCCCTTCTGAAATCGTAATTAATTTCAGTACAATTACAATTAGTAGAACCTTTAACGGAAATTTCAGTACAAATATTTGTCCCCCAAAGCATATTTGATATATTTGTTTTTGCTGGTACTCTCCATTTTTTTAAGCTCTTACTAAAAGAGCTAGCTATGGCAAGAAAATAATCAATATCAGTAACACTAGTAATATCCCAATTTTCTATCTCTTTATTGAAAGATTTAGCTGTATAAAACATACCAAACATATCTGTAACCTTAGAAACATCCCATTTACCTATATCGCCATTGAAAACTGTAGCTCGAGAAAACATACGATTCATATTAGTAACCTTAGAAACATCCCAATTATTTAAATCTTGATTAAAAAGTATTGCTGCTTCAAACATACTACTCATATCAGTAACACTAGATGTATTCCAATTACTTATGTCTCCATTAAAGACTGAAGCATCATAAAATATACCTTTCATATCAGTAACCTCCCCCGTATCCCATTTATTTAAATCTTGATTAAAAGCTGAAGCAGTGTGAAACATTGCTCTCATATTAGTAACCTTAGAAACATCCCAAGAACTTATATCGCTATTGAAAGATTCAGCTCCATAGAACATAAAAGCTGTATTAGTAATACCTTCTAAATTGGGCGCTTCTAGAGGTAAGTATTCTAGTTTTTTACACCCTTTAAAATACCCTCCCTTATTACCAAACTTCAAATCTCCCCAAGACGTTATACTTATTATCTCATCTTTACTTATTGCAACTTTTTTGAAGTTAAACCCTTCAATCTTACCCGTAATAGTTACAGTATAATCACTAGGACTTGTATACGTGTGTTTTTTATTATTTGAACTATGAGAATCAACTTTTTGTATCTGACCGTCTCCCCAATCTACAGTAAAGTCATAGTCCCCTCCATCATATATAGGTAATTCTATTTCTTTATTAGATTGTATTGTTTTCCATTTGGAAACAAATTTCTTTAACTCATGGGTAATATTCACAGTGTACTCTTTAGTTTGTCTGTTTTCTGCTGTTACTGTGTATTTCACAGCTTCTGAAGGAATCGTTGAAAGGTCTATACTTTTAGACTTATCGGATTCAGATATAGAAGCATATTCTGAAATTCTTATTGACGGCACTATTTTTGTTATTTTTGCTAAATCATAGTAAGATAACTCTGTTAGCGATATAGATATACTTGAACTACCTTCATCTATAGTTGTCGATATTTGTGCTTTCACATCATTAGGTTTTGTAATACTAAATGATAATATTTTATTCTCAGAGCTTGGTTCTGACACAGAAACAGTTACTGTATATGTTTTAGCTTCTCCTTTTTTAGGGGTAACTACATAACTTACGGGGTTTGTAAAATCTGTAATTGTACTAGGGTCAGGTTCTATTTTTTCACCTACAAATTTTACTGTAGGAACTAACTTGGTTATTAATCCTCCTTCTTTATGAGGTAAAACAATAGATATCTTAGTAGAATCTTCAGAATTGATAATTCCTTTTATATCTTTACCCAGACCAGTATTCTTGGTAGCCTCAAAGTCCAAACTGAAAGAAAGTAAAGAACCGATATCTGAACTATTTTCTACTCCAGATGAAGTATTTTCTACTTTTTCTTCTTTTTTACAAGAAGGAAATAGTATAATTTGAAAAACAAACAAATAAAACAGTAAAATTTTTGATCTCATAATATAAAGTAATAAACTAAAAGTTTGTTTTAGAGATAAAACAATGATAATTTTTGAGCTGTTTAGCTTCGGTTAATAAATAAGCTAAGTTAGTAGTTTTATTTTAAAAATTAAAAGAAAATATTACTCTTTGTAATTTGAATTTAAGGAAATACCCCTTTAGTTTTTGGGCTCTTTTATGCTTATGAGGCAGATTTAGGCGAAATTTAACAATTCTTGCACTAAAACATTATATCTGTCACAAACACGAATCTCTTTAATGTCAGTTAATTCAAGGTTTTCAAGTACTTTAATTCCATTATTAATCGAACTCAGGTTAATTAGTTAGCAGGAATAGGATACTTAGTATTATCTCCATCCATTCCTGAATCGTTAAAGATATCTGTTATGTCTGTAGTCTTTTGCACTTTCCAAGAACTTAAATCTTGATTAAAAGCTTTAGCACTGTTGAACATACCTGAAAATTCAGTAACATTAGATACATTCCAACCGCTTATATCTTGATTGAAATTATCAGTATATGAAAACATTCCTCCCATATTAGTAACATTAGATACATCCCAGTTGCTTATATTGCTATTAAAAGCTTTAGCACCATCAAACATTCCCTCCATATTAGTAATCTTAGATACGTCCCAAGAACTTATATTGCTGTTGAAAGATGTAGCGCCTTCAAACATCTGCCCCATCTCAGTAATTCCCTCTAAATTTGGAGCCTCTGAAGGTAAAGACTTCAATTCAGAACAATATTTAAAATATCTTCCTTGATTACTGCCAAATTTTAAATCCCCCCAGGATGTTATAGCTATTATTTTTGTGCTATCAGAGTGAGCCATAGAAAAATTAAAACCATCAATCTTACCTGTAATAGTCACAATATAATCTCCCGCTGCTTTATACGTGTGTGAAGCATTAGTTATATCATGAGAACTAACTTTTTGTTTTTCTGTACCATCTCCCCAGTCTACTGTAAAGTCATAGTTTCCTCCACTGTATATAGGCAATTGTATTTGTTTGCTGGATGAAGTAGTTTTCCACTTAGAGATAAATTTCTTTAACTCATGGGTAATATTCACAGTGTACTCTTTAGTTTCTCCGTTTTCTGCTGTTACTGTGTATTTCAGAGCTTCTGTAGGAATCGTTGAAAGGTCTATAATTTTAGAATTATCGGATATAGAAGCAAATTCTGAAATTTCTATTGACGACACTATGTTTTTTGCTTTTTCTAAATCATAGTAAGATAAATCTGTTAGTGATATAGATATACTTGAATTATCTTCATTTAGATTTGTCAATATTTTTGCTTTCACACCATCTGGTTTTTTAATGCTAAATGATAATATTTTATTTTGAGATCTTGGTTCTGATACAGATACCGTTACTGTATATGTCTTTGCTTCTCCTTTTTCGGGAGTAACTATAAAAGCTACAGGTTTGGAAAAATCTTTAATTGTAATAGGATCAGGTTCTATTTTTTTACCTACAAACTTTATTGTAGGAACTAACTTGGTTATTAATTCTCTTTTTTTGTAAGGTAAAACAACAGATATCTTAGTAGAATCTGCAGGATCAATATTAATGCTTATATCTTCCTTATTCAACCCCCTATTCTTAGCAGGATCAAAGTTTAAACCGAAAGAAAGTAAAGAATCAATGTCTGAACTATTTTCTATTCCTTTTACACAAGAATTAAAGAATATAATTTGAAAAACAAATAAATAAAACAGTAAAATTTTTGATTTCATAATATTTAAAATAATAAACTAAAAGTTTGTTTTAGAGATAAAACAATGATAATCTTTGAGCTGTTTAGCTTCGGTTAATAAATAAGCTAAGTTAGTAGTTTTATTTTAAATATTAAGAGAAAATATTACTATTTGTAATTTGAATCCTAATAAGATCAAATGGTTCGAGTGATTTATTAATCGAACTCAGGTTAATTTGAATTCAGGTTAGTAAATTAACTAATGTAAGTCATTATACTATCAACAAATTTTTTGACAAATTACGTTTGTTAATTGCTCAAAAAAGCCAAGAAGAAAGTTCCCTTAATCAAGGGGAAATAGAATTAGATGAGAGTTATTTTGGATCTAAACGAGTTAGGGGAAAAAGAGGACGCTAGGATCAGGAGGAAAAGTTCCTGTATTTGGCATGTTAAAGAGGGGGAGGGAGAGTTTATACACAAATTGTAAAAAAAAACTGATCATCATCAGTAATAAAATGCCTATTGTAGAGAGTAGAGCAAGTAAAGAAAGTACAATTTACACCGACGGATTTAAGTCTTATGACGGCTTGGTAAATTACGGTTATAAAAGGCATTATAGAGTAAAACATAGTGAAAACGAATCTGCTAAAGCAGTAAATCATATTAATGGAATTGAAAATTTTTGGGGACTATGTAAAGTCCGATTATCTAGGTTTATAGGATTTCATAAACACAAGTTTTATTATCACCTAAAAGAGTGTGAATGGAGATTTAATTATTGTGATGAAAAGAAAATTTGTACTTTCGCCTCTTAAAATGGCTGACAAAAAATCCCCTTAAGTTATCTTGAATCTAAAAAAATAGCTTTGGTCACTGCTTTTTTTTTTAAAAAAAAAATAATTTATTAAATCTATGAAAAAGCTCTCCTTAAAAATTATACAAATATTTATCATAAGTCTTTTAGTATCGTGTTTTTCAGATAAAGATGAATATTTCTTTTCTTCTAAAAATATAAAGTTGAAGTGGACAGCCTATAAAACTACTGATAAAGTTCCAGTGTCTGGCTTATTTGAAGAGGTCTACATATCAGGAGCTGAAAAATCTCATGACCTAGGACAAAGCATTAAAAATATGACATTCAGGATACCTATAAGTTCTATAAATACTCATGATAAAGGTAGAGACTTGAAAATAATGAAGCATTTCTTTAGTTCTATGGTAGGGACATCTAATATACAAGGGTATGTAAAAGAGATAGCCGAGAATAATATAGTATTTTCTATAACTCTCAACGATACAGAAAAGGATATATCAGCCTCTTACACTAAGAGGGAAGATGGTGTATTAGTTATTTCAGCCAAGATGGATCTTTTAAAATGGAATGCCTCTTCTTCTATAAAATCTTTAAATGCGGAATGTGTTGATTTACATAAAGGTACAGACGGCATAAGTAAATTATGGAATGAAGTGGATATTGAGATAGAGGTTGATCTAAAAATAATTTAGAATACTTATAAGAATATATAGTTCAAGAGATAATTTAAAAGGATTTATAAAAGAAATGCCTTTAAAGTTTCCCCCGTTCGTAAATTGCCTTTTGGTGTTATAGCGATGTTAATGGTTGCTGTCTATATATTTAAGCAAAAATTTCAAAAAACTAGTATATTAGGATTATACTTATTGTTCTTATTTTTAAGTATAAACTCTTCAGAGGACAAAATAGGAACGCGTAAATCTTTTACGGCAAAGCACAATATAAAACTTCTGCCTCTAATCTTAAGGTAGATCTTTCAAAGGAAAGATAATCTCATTATTACTAAGACAAAAGAGACTATAGAGTCTACTAAATGAGAATCGAGGAAAATGAAAGTATTATAAGACACTTTTTGGGACAGTGTCTTTTTAATCTTTATTTTGGCAGAGAAGCCCTACTTAAAGAGAGCTAAAACGATTTAAATTCCTAAGCAGAGCCGTTTATTCAAAAGGTAGCTAAAACAGCTGTAATTATTGCAAATAGGGGTGATTCTGCACTCCTATTTTAATACCTATAAATTCCACATTTTCCTAAAGAAACCATTTAGAAAAAGAAATACTTAGGCGGTGGATTTTCGATAGAAAAATAACAACCAGAATCCTTGTTTACACACTTTTCGGGACAGTGTCTTTTATAAGTGTGTTATACGAAAAAATACAGTTGAAAATATGAGAGGGAAAAGATTTAAAGCTAATAAACCTGAGTTTGGTTAATAAAAACGCTTGAATCCTTTGATTTTATTAGGATTTAAGGAAATCCCCCCTTTAGTTTTTGTCTCTTTTGCGTGTTTATGAGACGATTTAATAGAAATTTAACAATTTACGTGCAAAAAACACTCGATTTATCACAAATACGAGTCTCTTTAATCCCAGTCAATTCAAGACTTTCAGCTGCTTTAATTAAACAAATTATTAATCTAACTCAGGTTAGTATGTAAGGATAAAAAGACGTTTTCTAATGACACGAAATCAATATACAATTCCCCTACGAAACAATCATCTGAGGCCAGTCCTAAATGACTTTACAAAGACATGGGAATCTAAGTATTCATACGCTGTCGAAAGCTGGCGAGATAATTTGGAGGAATTATCTGCATTTTATGAATTTCCCGTAGAAATCAGGAAAATTATTTACACGGCTAACTTGATTGAAAATCGATACTGAAATTTGGGAATAATCCTGAATCAATTTTTAACTATTTTTTACAAAAGAGTTCGACTATGAATAAAAACAAAAAAATCCCCTTAAGTTGTCTTGAACCGTATTTAAATTAGGAGAGTTAAAAAAAAATCATGAGATCCTAAAAACAAAAAAGGAGCCAAAAGCCCCTTTTTTACACTTAATCTTCAACAGCTAAAGCTGAAAGAATTTAAGATTCAGTACCATGAATAAATACTAGCTTGTATGTTTTCTCAGAAAGAACTTTGCCTTCTTTTTTTATAGAGATTTTAAAATCTTGACTAACACCAGCTTTTAAATCAGCGTGAACCAATTTAACAGTAAAATCATGATCACAGATATTACCTTTATCTGTATATTTAGTCTCTCCTACATATGTATTTTCAATAGGTTTCTCATTAAAGGTAATTTCAGCTGTTAGTTTTGCAGCAGGAATATTTAAATCATCTTTAAAAGGCACTACCACTTTGATGGTATCTCCTTCAATTTTTGCTTCAAGTTGCTCACCTAACGCAGCAAAATCAACGCTACCGCCATCCTTAAAAAGGGCTTTATAAGCATCAGTAGCAGCAGTAGGTTTTTTCTTGTCAGGTCCAGTTCCATTTTCATCCTTTCTAAATACAAAGAGTTTAATTCCAGGAATATCTGATTCTCCAGATTTAGAACATGAGAAAACAGTCAAAACAATGATTAACAGTGATAAAAGGTTTTTCAATAAATGTTTCATTTGAAAAAAAATAAAGTTAAAATTAAACGTCAACAGCCCCAACACCAAAGCATTAAAAACCATTAACGACAAAAAAACAATTCAATCTTCCCCTTTGCCTTTTTTTAAAAGGGAAAGACTAAATCTGAGCGCTAATGTAGTAGCAATTATTTAATATTAATAGAGTTTTTTTTAAAAGTGATTAGGGATAAGTCACGGTTTAGAAATAGTTTAAAAGACTAGAAAAATAGCTGTGTAATGAGTTTTATTTAAAAATTAAATTTGCATTTTTAATTTGATGCGAAAGTATTATCTAACCTTAGGAAGTAACATGGGCGATAGCCTATGTTTAATAAAAAAAGCATTGAGACGCATAGAACAACATATAGGTTTAATATCTAAGTGTTCTCATCTGTATTCTACACAAGCTTGGGGCTTTGAATCAGAAAATAACTTTTTAAATATAGCCGTAGAATTAAATACCGATTTCGAGGCCGATAAGGTGCTCTCATATATCTTAGACATAGAAAAACAACTTGGAAGAATAAGAGATAAGAGATCAAAAGGATATAATTCTAGAACAATAGACATAGATATACTACTGTCAGAAGGTTTAGTAATAGATTCACTAAATTTACAGATACCACATCCTTTGATGTGTGAGAGGATGTTTGTCTTGGTTCCTCTCATCGATATAGCTCCAAATTGTATACATCCTGTAAATAACAGAAGCATATGCGAACTTTATAATATGTGTAAAGATAAAAATGCAGTCAGAAAGATAGGAGATTCCTCCTCTGTAATAAAAATCTCAAGTGGACTGATTGCTAATTAATATTTTATTTTTTCTATTGGAGATGCTTCTATACACTAAGAATCCTATTATTATAAATATTATAGAATAAGATAAAAGGCTTATCCCAGTTCCTATATATATCTGTTTGGGTTCGAATTTAAATTCTATTCTGTTATTGCCTTTTGGAAGCATCATAGCTCTAAGGACGAAATTCGCTCTAAAATGTGGTGTTTTAACATTGTTTATATAGGCATTCCAGCCGTCTTGGTAGAATATTTCAGAGAATATAGCCAGTCGGTCGTCTTTAGAGGAATATTCATAAACTAAATTATTTGGCTGATAATCTATCAGGGAGATTGTCTCTGTGGAATCTTTTTGAGATTTAATATCTCTTAATAGTGGAGCGAATCTCTTGTCTATCACGGCTTCTTCTTTAGTCTTTATGCTAGATAAAGAATTAATTTCTTCATCTGGATTATCGACTATTTTGTATTTGTCTACAAACCACACGTTTCCATTGGCTTGTCTGTTTTTAAGTACATATGGTTTTCCATTACTTCGTTGGTGTAGAATAAAATATTTTGCATTTAGCATATTTATGACTTCAGTGTTTTTTTTAGAAATATGATGGTCCCACAGCTGTTGATATCTCATTAATTTAGCGGCGTGATAACCTCCTATGGAATGGTGAAAATAAGAAGTTCTAGACTCATTCATAGTGTTAGAAGTATTAAAAACCCGGTATACACCTTTGTCTTTTAAAATCTCCAAATTAGCTCTGTTAGGGATAAAAGTATTTAGTGCATCTTTTTTATCAATAAAATCTTCACTATTCAAATATCTTTTGTTGACAGATACTAGGTCTAATAGGACTAATACAGTTAAGATTGCTATTAAGTAATTTTCTTTGAGTTTATTTTTCAGGAAAATATATAACACTATAAAAATAGTTACAGCAAACAGACAGGCTCTCATAGAATCATCTTTGAGCATAGTTAATCTATCTTCTCGTAGGGCTTCTAATGGAAAGCCATATCTAGTATCTCCCGCTTTTTCAAAGGGAAAGATGTCAGATCCGAAGAGATAGAAAAATAGTGGTATAATGAGCAGTACAAACGTTGATAAGCTAAGGGCTCTTTTTTTGTTTTCTAGTTTAGTTTTTTTGGATAGAAATTCTCTAAGGCCCAGCATGGCCATAAATGGAACTGCAAATTCTATTATAATTTGTATGGAAGATACAGCTCTAAATTTGTTGTAAAATGGAAAATAATCTATAAAGAGATTTGTCAACCACATCATATTTTTCCCCCAGGATAGAAATAAGCTCAGTAATATGCTGGCTATGAGCCAATTTTTCAATTTGCCTTTGTAAAGAAAGAGAGATAGTATAAATAAAAACAATACTACGACGCCTAAATATGCAGGTCCTGAGGTTCCAGGTTGCGGCCCCCAGTAGGCGGGCGAATTATTTATGATTTCTGTTAATCCTTCTTCTGGAATATGTCTTTTTAATTTTTGATAGACAGCGCCTTTTTCTGGCAGTGCAGATATTGAAGATCCTCCCATCAGGTTAGGGATTAGAAGATTAAAGGTTTCCATTTTTCCATAACTCCAATCGGTTATATAATCTTTATCTAAGCCGCTTTTAACTTTGGAATTTTTAGAGTCTTTTAAAGTCAACTCTGATGTTCCTCGTATGGTTTGTTTACTATAAGAATA is a genomic window containing:
- a CDS encoding YfhO family protein, producing the protein MKRYLPHLIVISIFYVISLGYFSPDILQDRQISPPDMLAWEGMAKEYNDFHKKTGKQTGWSNSMFGGMPTYQFGGVSNYDLISYMGIKFVMKNSIIPYPASIIFMYFLCFYILLLCLNFNYKTALLGALSYGLSSYLLIIIDAGHISKALAIAYIPLVVAGTCCVFDKKYIKGFLLLSIGGGLQINSNHYQMTYYMIMSLSILVLTSFINSYKNRELKCFAKSSLTIFLAGIIAIGINIQQLWTTYSYSKQTIRGTSELTLKDSKNSKVKSGLDKDYITDWSYGKMETFNLLIPNLMGGSSISALPEKGAVYQKLKRHIPEEGLTEIINNSPAYWGPQPGTSGPAYLGVVVLFLFILSLFLYKGKLKNWLIASILLSLFLSWGKNMMWLTNLFIDYFPFYNKFRAVSSIQIIIEFAVPFMAMLGLREFLSKKTKLENKKRALSLSTFVLLIIPLFFYLFGSDIFPFEKAGDTRYGFPLEALREDRLTMLKDDSMRACLFAVTIFIVLYIFLKNKLKENYLIAILTVLVLLDLVSVNKRYLNSEDFIDKKDALNTFIPNRANLEILKDKGVYRVFNTSNTMNESRTSYFHHSIGGYHAAKLMRYQQLWDHHISKKNTEVINMLNAKYFILHQRSNGKPYVLKNRQANGNVWFVDKYKIVDNPDEEINSLSSIKTKEEAVIDKRFAPLLRDIKSQKDSTETISLIDYQPNNLVYEYSSKDDRLAIFSEIFYQDGWNAYINNVKTPHFRANFVLRAMMLPKGNNRIEFKFEPKQIYIGTGISLLSYSIIFIIIGFLVYRSISNRKNKILISNQST
- a CDS encoding BspA family leucine-rich repeat surface protein, whose amino-acid sequence is MRSKILLFYLFVFQIILFPSCKKEEKVENTSSGVENSSDIGSLLSFSLDFEATKNTGLGKDIKGIINSEDSTKISIVLPHKEGGLITKLVPTVKFVGEKIEPDPSTITDFTNPVSYVVTPKKGEAKTYTVTVSVSEPSSENKILSFSITKPNDVKAQISTTIDEGSSSISISLTELSYYDLAKITKIVPSIRISEYASISESDKSKSIDLSTIPSEAVKYTVTAENRQTKEYTVNITHELKKFVSKWKTIQSNKEIELPIYDGGDYDFTVDWGDGQIQKVDSHSSNNKKHTYTSPSDYTVTITGKIEGFNFKKVAISKDEIISITSWGDLKFGNKGGYFKGCKKLEYLPLEAPNLEGITNTAFMFYGAESFNSDISSWDVSKVTNMRAMFHTASAFNQDLNKWDTGEVTDMKGIFYDASVFNGDISNWNTSSVTDMSSMFEAAILFNQDLNNWDVSKVTNMNRMFSRATVFNGDIGKWDVSKVTDMFGMFYTAKSFNKEIENWDITSVTDIDYFLAIASSFSKSLKKWRVPAKTNISNMLWGTNICTEISVKGSTNCNCTEINYDFRREKLPTKRS
- a CDS encoding YceI family protein encodes the protein MKKLSLKIIQIFIISLLVSCFSDKDEYFFSSKNIKLKWTAYKTTDKVPVSGLFEEVYISGAEKSHDLGQSIKNMTFRIPISSINTHDKGRDLKIMKHFFSSMVGTSNIQGYVKEIAENNIVFSITLNDTEKDISASYTKREDGVLVISAKMDLLKWNASSSIKSLNAECVDLHKGTDGISKLWNEVDIEIEVDLKII
- a CDS encoding BspA family leucine-rich repeat surface protein, translated to MKSKILLFYLFVFQIIFFNSCVKGIENSSDIDSLLSFGLNFDPAKNRGLNKEDISINIDPADSTKISVVLPYKKRELITKLVPTIKFVGKKIEPDPITIKDFSKPVAFIVTPEKGEAKTYTVTVSVSEPRSQNKILSFSIKKPDGVKAKILTNLNEDNSSISISLTDLSYYDLEKAKNIVSSIEISEFASISDNSKIIDLSTIPTEALKYTVTAENGETKEYTVNITHELKKFISKWKTTSSSKQIQLPIYSGGNYDFTVDWGDGTEKQKVSSHDITNASHTYKAAGDYIVTITGKIDGFNFSMAHSDSTKIIAITSWGDLKFGSNQGRYFKYCSELKSLPSEAPNLEGITEMGQMFEGATSFNSNISSWDVSKITNMEGMFDGAKAFNSNISNWDVSNVTNMGGMFSYTDNFNQDISGWNVSNVTEFSGMFNSAKAFNQDLSSWKVQKTTDITDIFNDSGMDGDNTKYPIPAN
- the folK gene encoding 2-amino-4-hydroxy-6-hydroxymethyldihydropteridine diphosphokinase, yielding MRKYYLTLGSNMGDSLCLIKKALRRIEQHIGLISKCSHLYSTQAWGFESENNFLNIAVELNTDFEADKVLSYILDIEKQLGRIRDKRSKGYNSRTIDIDILLSEGLVIDSLNLQIPHPLMCERMFVLVPLIDIAPNCIHPVNNRSICELYNMCKDKNAVRKIGDSSSVIKISSGLIAN